One genomic region from Spirulina subsalsa PCC 9445 encodes:
- a CDS encoding HlyD family efflux transporter periplasmic adaptor subunit has product MATELQSRLEQILGDKRLIVGAIVVAIAAVGGSTWYALRMTSNVAENPSAEQSAPAPTIEAVTALGRIEPLGEVINVAPPSNTGGAKVARLLVQQGDRVEPEQVIAVLDNYNRLMAAAERARQEITVAEANLAIVQAGAKQGEIEVARTTIERLTAQVNLEQESQRAILQRLEAERNNAKVEYERYAQLYDDGAVSASERDRLRLNLETANKRLEEANANAQNLLTTLTKQIQEARANLARIQEIRPVEIRQAQAQVERAKAAFLQAQADLDLAVVRSPIPGQILKINTHPGETVKDTGGIVQIGQTNQMMVVAEVYESDISKVQPNQRAIITSQSGSFEGELQGIVSNIGLQIGKRDVLDTDPAADVDVRVVEVNIMLPPAASQQVAGLTNAKVLVRILL; this is encoded by the coding sequence ATGGCTACTGAACTACAATCCCGCTTAGAGCAAATCCTCGGAGATAAACGGTTGATCGTGGGTGCGATTGTAGTGGCGATCGCAGCCGTCGGAGGAAGCACTTGGTATGCGTTACGAATGACCTCTAACGTCGCCGAGAACCCCTCAGCAGAACAGAGCGCACCGGCCCCCACCATTGAGGCCGTCACCGCCCTAGGACGTATAGAACCCCTCGGAGAAGTGATTAACGTTGCTCCCCCCTCCAACACAGGGGGGGCGAAAGTAGCGCGGTTATTGGTGCAACAAGGCGATCGCGTCGAACCCGAACAAGTGATTGCCGTTCTCGACAATTACAACCGCCTCATGGCCGCCGCCGAACGCGCCCGACAGGAGATTACCGTCGCCGAAGCCAATCTAGCGATAGTCCAAGCAGGGGCTAAACAGGGAGAAATCGAAGTCGCCCGCACCACCATTGAACGCCTCACCGCCCAAGTCAACCTAGAACAAGAAAGCCAAAGAGCCATCCTGCAACGTCTCGAAGCCGAACGGAACAACGCCAAGGTTGAATATGAACGCTATGCCCAGTTATACGACGATGGGGCCGTTTCCGCCTCCGAACGCGATCGCCTGCGCCTCAACCTCGAAACCGCCAACAAACGCCTAGAAGAAGCCAACGCCAACGCCCAGAACCTCCTAACCACCCTAACCAAACAAATCCAAGAAGCCCGCGCCAACCTCGCCCGCATTCAAGAAATCCGCCCCGTCGAAATTCGTCAAGCCCAAGCCCAAGTCGAACGAGCCAAAGCCGCCTTCTTGCAAGCCCAAGCCGATCTAGACTTAGCCGTTGTGCGATCGCCCATCCCCGGCCAAATCCTCAAAATCAACACCCACCCCGGAGAAACCGTCAAAGACACAGGAGGCATCGTGCAAATTGGGCAAACCAACCAAATGATGGTAGTGGCAGAAGTCTACGAAAGCGACATCAGCAAAGTACAACCCAACCAACGCGCCATCATTACCAGTCAAAGCGGTTCCTTCGAGGGAGAACTACAAGGCATCGTCAGCAACATTGGGCTACAAATTGGCAAACGGGATGTATTAGACACCGATCCCGCCGCCGATGTCGATGTTCGCGTAGTCGAAGTGAATATTATGCTCCCCCCAGCCGCCAGCCAACAAGTCGCCGGACTCACCAACGCCAAAGTTTTAGTTAGAATCCTGCTTTAA
- the recQ gene encoding DNA helicase RecQ: MYQLNSLESSLKHFFGYDAFRPGQRQVITEALQNRDVLVIMPTGGGKSLCYQLPALLRSGVTIVVSPLIALMKDQVDALQNNGVGATFLNSSLEREEVRDREQQILSGSIKLLYVAPERLLSESFIPFLDILRDRLGLASFAIDEAHCVSEWGHDFRPEYRQLRLLRQRYPDTPMMALTATATQRVQQDIINQLALQDPHFHISSFNRPNLYYGVIPKEKRSYPQLLKVIQNHANSSGIVYCLSRKNVEEIAARLQRDNVSALPYHGGMTSELRNHNQTRFIRDDVQIIVATIAFGMGINKPDVRFVVHYDLPRNLEGYYQESGRAGRDGENASCILLYSSSDIFRVRYFIEQKTDPKEQRIAYQQLEQMIDYAEATSCRRTIQLSYFGEKFKGNCQNCDNCRDPKPIEDWTIEAQKFLSCVARTKEKFGMIHIIDVLRGSRSKKVESYGHHLLSTYGIGKDRSKDEWKMLARALLHQGLMNQTQDGYNTLKLNKKSWEVLRKQREVSIAVTPQKSTKRAGEEPLQSSDAQMLFEKLRKLRKQLADANGVPPYVIFADYSLRLMAEKTPQNLDDFAKISGVGAQKLERYGEQFVSAIREFCYQNNTFINRLSDTQMQTLELYRQGLSLAEIAEARQLKTSTISTHLSELIKCQQDIDINRFVSSERQGQIIEIIQKVGFERLTPIKDCLDESFSYDEIRLVCSWWQREGNSKQS; encoded by the coding sequence ATGTATCAACTAAATTCCCTTGAAAGTTCCCTCAAGCACTTTTTTGGTTATGATGCTTTCCGCCCAGGACAACGGCAAGTCATTACTGAGGCGCTGCAAAATCGGGATGTGTTGGTGATTATGCCGACGGGGGGCGGGAAGTCTTTGTGTTATCAACTCCCGGCGTTGTTGCGTTCTGGGGTGACAATTGTGGTGTCTCCTTTGATTGCGCTGATGAAGGATCAGGTGGATGCGCTACAGAATAATGGGGTGGGGGCGACTTTTTTAAATAGTAGCTTGGAGCGGGAGGAGGTGCGCGATCGCGAACAACAAATCCTTTCGGGTTCTATTAAGCTGCTCTATGTTGCCCCAGAACGCTTGCTGAGTGAGTCTTTTATCCCGTTTTTGGATATTTTGCGCGATCGCCTTGGTTTGGCTTCTTTTGCCATTGATGAAGCCCATTGTGTCTCGGAGTGGGGCCATGATTTCCGCCCAGAATACCGTCAACTCAGGCTTTTACGCCAACGTTATCCTGATACCCCCATGATGGCACTCACAGCTACGGCAACCCAACGAGTCCAACAGGATATCATTAACCAACTGGCACTACAAGACCCCCATTTTCACATTTCCAGTTTTAACCGTCCTAATTTATATTACGGGGTTATTCCTAAAGAAAAACGCAGTTATCCCCAACTGTTGAAAGTGATTCAAAACCATGCCAACAGTTCAGGGATTGTCTATTGTCTCAGTCGTAAAAATGTAGAAGAGATTGCCGCCCGTTTGCAACGAGATAATGTTTCGGCGTTACCCTACCATGGGGGTATGACTTCAGAACTGCGTAACCATAACCAAACCCGTTTTATTCGGGATGATGTACAAATTATTGTGGCAACGATTGCCTTTGGCATGGGGATTAATAAGCCGGATGTGCGCTTTGTGGTTCATTATGATCTGCCTCGAAATTTAGAAGGATACTATCAAGAATCAGGGCGGGCTGGACGGGATGGGGAGAATGCGAGTTGCATTCTATTGTACAGTTCCAGTGATATTTTTCGCGTGCGATATTTCATCGAGCAAAAAACCGATCCCAAGGAACAACGCATTGCTTACCAACAACTTGAACAAATGATTGATTATGCGGAAGCTACCAGTTGCCGCCGCACAATCCAGTTAAGTTATTTTGGGGAAAAGTTTAAGGGAAATTGCCAAAACTGCGATAATTGTCGTGACCCGAAACCGATAGAAGATTGGACGATTGAAGCCCAAAAGTTTTTATCTTGTGTTGCCCGAACTAAGGAAAAGTTTGGCATGATTCACATTATTGACGTATTGCGGGGTTCTCGGAGTAAAAAGGTTGAGAGTTATGGTCATCATTTACTCTCGACTTATGGTATTGGTAAGGATAGGAGTAAGGATGAGTGGAAAATGTTAGCTCGTGCTTTACTTCATCAGGGTTTGATGAATCAAACTCAAGACGGTTATAATACCTTAAAATTAAACAAGAAAAGTTGGGAGGTTCTGCGGAAACAGCGCGAGGTTTCCATTGCAGTGACTCCGCAAAAATCAACTAAACGGGCAGGGGAAGAACCGTTACAAAGTTCTGATGCCCAGATGTTGTTTGAAAAGTTACGAAAATTACGGAAACAACTGGCGGATGCAAATGGTGTCCCACCCTATGTTATTTTTGCCGATTATAGTTTGCGGTTGATGGCAGAGAAAACGCCCCAAAATTTAGATGATTTTGCTAAAATTTCCGGGGTGGGGGCGCAAAAGTTGGAACGGTATGGGGAACAATTTGTTTCAGCAATTCGGGAGTTTTGTTATCAGAATAATACTTTTATTAATCGCCTGAGTGATACTCAAATGCAAACTCTGGAGTTATATCGGCAGGGTTTGAGTTTAGCCGAAATTGCCGAAGCGCGGCAGTTAAAGACGAGTACGATTTCTACCCATTTAAGTGAGTTAATAAAATGTCAACAGGATATTGACATTAATCGCTTTGTGAGTTCAGAGCGGCAAGGGCAGATTATAGAAATCATTCAAAAGGTAGGTTTCGAGAGATTAACGCCGATTAAAGACTGTTTGGATGAGAGTTTTTCTTATGATGAAATTCGTTTGGTTTGTAGCTGGTGGCAAAGGGAGGGGAATAGTAAACAGTCTTGA